aaccacaattgtaaagggatgcactttttaattttttttaaaattgctctcatttaacatattttatggtatcagcagggagtcccagaatcaaacccctgtgataTCGAGACACAACCTtgttaggagcaatggagggggaagaaacctggaagtgggtttttaaatctatttttccactgttttttatccatgaattttttttatccgctaggtgttctggaacagaaccctagcaGGTAACAAGACACGACCTGTACTGCccaaaaaaacagcaaaaaaaaatctctaactCTATAAAGGTCACCATGATTTTGGATGAAAAACACTCCACAATATATTCAAGAAGACTGTTAGCCCAAACCTGagtgtgcggggctgcagtggcgccgaaaatggctgctgccaagtTCTGCGCACTCCGGGCAATTGCTAGtgactcctcgggagaaggggacttttgtccccttcccctggataaagagagtagccccacaatggggctacttggttcactgccaaccaaaggattggcagtgaatcaagagcctctgtgagGGGCGGCAAGCCCagcacggaggctcaggatccagtggagctttactCCACTGGTTCTACCTCcatccctccccactctctcccccctggaacgcctcctccctaccctctccccgccttccccttccctgtaatgcctcctctccgcccgcctctcctctcctcagaatgcctccttcctatctccccccacgcctccacttacctctccgttgTTCAGCAGTCTACGCGACCATTGAGTAGCATAGCTTCAGCTGCCACCTGGCAGTTGCCCAGTGCTGGGCGACTGCCAGCAGTaaactggcacacactgttcaggatttgACCCTGTGTTCTTTATGCTCACCTCACTTCTAAtacacttggggcacaatcctaaccaggactactcagaagtaagtcctgttttgttcaatggggcttactctcaggaaagagtaatggggcttactctcagtgtggttaggattgcagccttggactcTCAAGAATTGGCCCAGGAATTGGCTTAAGTGCCCATGTGAGTTGTGAGTGTTTTCTGTATGGAATATACATAACAGAGGCATTTCCAGGTGTTAGGAAGTATATTTTGGGTTAATTCATACATTGCAATCAGCCACTTattttcattctcttttttttctgttcatgTGGGTAGTCAATTCAGATAAGCAATGTCACACATGAGAAGGAAATTGTCATAGCAACTTCTGTGACCATGAAATTAGAGTTTGGAGCTCCGGAGATCACAGAAATAGCCACTAGAGACAGTAGTATGTGATTTCTTGACTAGATATTGCAATTAGAAGCTTAGATTGAGGTCTTCTGGAGATTCTTTAGTTTATATTTATTTCTCTCTTCTCAATTACCTTTTAAAACAACTTTATGCTTGTTTTTCTACCTCTGAAATAAGCATATTTTGCATTTTCTGCTCCGTTAGAGCATCGAACAAACATCTGATTTTGCATTATAAAGTACATACCAAGACACTTCTCTCTATTCTGTCATGGCTTTGCTGTCCACAGGCAAATTTAAAAGTTTGCTCTATACCAAGCTTGCACAGTGTTTCATATGGTGGAAGTCCACCTACACAGATTTCCATATGCTTTCAGTACAGAATAGAATATCATCATGCCACACGTACGCACACATTGATGCAAACACAGCGCTAAATCATGAATCAGCACTGATCTGTGCTTTAAAATAAATCTTGGACAAATTAGGGCCTGAAGCTGCTCATtgacatgggagtaagttccactgaatgcagtaagactttcttccaagtaaatgtacTTGGTATCAGGCTGCATGCCATTTTGCACATGGCTGATagccatatttaaaaaaaaagaagaatcccTTTATCAACATCATTGCATGGTGCTTTAGGATCAAATGCTTCTTGCTTCTTGAATCTGTGGGTGGCATTTTGGAAGGAGGAATCAGTAATTGTCACAAATCTGACTTTTACCAAACCACCATACTGAGACGACATTACCAAAAAAGCAATCAATGATCATACTGCGCTAAAAAGCTTCTGGAATTGTCAGAAAAATTGGGCTTCAAACAATCTGCGCATTTCTGCTCTTCTCTACTCAGAATAATGGGAACCGTTGAAGCATCCTTTCATTGTTAATGAAAGGATCTGGAGCACAGCATTGAGGAGTGTGAAATCAGAAGTTGACCCCACAGCAAAATTATATCTGatgaaaaaaaaacttcactaTCAACAGAACATTTGGGACCACAAActaatgctgtgtgtgtgtgatatatttTAAATGTCACTGCACAGCAGTTGCTGCTGTGAACATATATTGTGGTCCTGGGAAATTCAAGGCTTACTTAACGCTAGCACATATTCTAATAAACTTCATTACATGTGTCATTGTTATTAGCTCCAACCCTGGGCCTCAttctgactggcagcccaatccaaagacAACACTGCCACCAGGTATAGCAGCGCCAAAGTGCTACCACTgcaccctgcagcagccaccagaggtctctttggggaaagggacttttgtcccaggtcctgcaatggggcttctcaagtctgcccctGCTGTTTTCCCAGTGCAGAGTTGAAagactccgtgtcaggccttccagcccaacacagagttcaggatccagtcccagttcctccccctgccgattcaggatccaccagtcccagttcctccccctgccccaccatccCCCTGTCCTGTTCTGCCTACTCTCCTCTTCAGTACTGCTTACCACGAGCCGgcgctgctggagcactggctgACCCTCCAAGCTgcgctgaggctcagcaccaactggcactggcacAGCACTGGTGGCCTCTCCTTtctgggtgctgcagacatgccttacggcacataagaacagccccactggatcaggccataggcccatctagtccagcttcctgtatctcacagcggcccaccaaatgcccccgggagcacaccagataataagagacctgcgtcctggttccctcccttgcatctggcattctgacatagcccatttctgaaatcaggaggttgcacatgcacatcatggcttgtaacccataatggatttttcctccagaaacttgtccaatccccttttaaaggcatacaggccagacgccatcaccacatcctgtggcaaggagttccacagaccaaccacacactgagtaaagaaatattttcttttgtctgttctagaaAATATGGCACGTACCACCTTACGCTTGTGCTGCaatgctaaagagctcaggattgggttcctaGTCACTAGAAATTGCTTGCATACATTGTAAAGATCAGTGAAACCCTTTCCATGGCCTTACTTTTAAGGGACGATCATAAACAACCTCTATAAACACTACTTGGGTTAGAATGCCAATCTCTAATCTATTTGGAAGAGCCAATGGAATAACAGTGAATGAGCCTCATGAACTTGACCACTTCGTAGTTATGCCTTCTTTAGGattacaatcctatatgcacttatttAGGATAAATGTTAAAGTCACTGGGACTTAGTTCAGAGTGAACATGCGTAGGATTTCACTTACAAGataggcagcctaatcctaacccctGCTAGCCCAGCTATGCAGCATTGCATGCTATGGAAGAGGGCAACCAGATGGCTCAGGAGAGGGAAACCAtaagaaaaaaactttttcacTTGCCTCCCCATAGACCACCTCGTctcccatgggtctccttggatctgcaccagctcttctgCTGGTCTAAGTTCAAGGAGATTcttggggatggggatgggcCGAGAAGGGGGGATAGGgtcttggtgtgtgctgctgctgtcaagttcttctcctccttccccagcatGACTTGGGCCACattcctgccccaaactgcccattgATCCTCCACTGTACTACCACCAAATTACCTGCTGTGGTGGTGGTTTGGCAGCTTGCCGGCATGGGGCTTCCTGACTTCTAAGCCATCTGTAGTGAGCTGCCCCCTGCAGCAGCGGCGCTTGTGGTGGCAACCCCAGGTTACACTGATGTCTGACAGTGTAAGGCCCTGATAGAATTCATTAAGGCTCTAATTGAAATAACAGATATTGTAATGAAATAAAGATACTATGCAAAGAGGGGAGGTGCAAGAAAGGTATCCAACATAATTCAAAAGTGTTACTTGTATATTGGCATCCCTTTAAAAATGATCTGTTTCATTTCCTGCATTCCAATGCTGTTTATTCAGAAATGAGTTACACTGAATTCCGTTCAATGGCATTTAAATCAGTAAGAGgttgctttgtttaaggaagaaataCCAGCGTTTCCAGTGCTACTTAACAAAAATGAAGATAGTGGAATGCACATGGGAGGGAGTGCGGGGTGCGGACGTCTCCTGGATGTGGGGAGAACGTCCCCCAGATATGCAGATATCAGATCcacaatttatatcccacttccaCCCAGCACTGAATAGTGATACAGTAAGAAAGCCCATCTCCACATCATAACTCTTTCCTcatttagcagcaactgttaccctgcacatgcccgatcttgtctgatcttggaagctaagcagggtcagacctgcttagtacttagatgggagaccgcctgggaataccaggtgctgtaggcttataccgtagtcttttgagactgaaggttgccaaccaaccatttagtAGATCATCTGATCATGGATTTTTGACTTACATTTTCTGTTGGTCCTCAGAAATCCAAATTTATCGGCTCATGTGGTGTTTTGGCTCATGTGGAACTGGGTCTTATGAGTATGTGACTTGCTTCATGCCTGTTGTAATTTAGTGGCTATCTTGTGGAATTCTTTTCATTTAACCCTGTTCAATATGGATCCTGCTATGTAATACGGAAACTGGTCATTTACATCCACCCAAAGTGATTGCAACAATTTCCTATAtttgaattaaaatatttatgcttCCTGCCTGTGAAAATAAAAGCAGCTACAGAAGATGTATTTCATGACAGGAAGAACGTTAGTCCACTGGTTAGTATCTAGGCTTTGGGGAATATGCATTTCTTACCCTAGAAAAGGCTTCTGTTTCCTTTCAAAAATCATTAAGTGATTGAACAGCTACTTCACAGACACAGAGCTGGTGTTAAGAGTGCATAAAAAATGAGCTTGGTGTATTAAAAAGTTTATTTCCTGAAATGAACAGCTTGGCCATTCATTTACTTTTTCTCCCAACAGTGCGCAAAGGCTACCGAATCCAGGCTGACAAAGACAGAGATTCTATGAAGGTGCTGTACTATGTTGAGAAGGAATTGGCTCAGTTTGATCCAGCCAGGCGGATGCGAGAGCGATGTGAGAAAAAGCCTTGTCCAGCTGTTTGTAGCAAAGCCCCAAGTTGCTTTATCTAAAACAAAATGGAAATTTAAACAGAACCCCTTCCCTGAGCTGTCTTTTTAAGTAGTGGTGGTTATAGTGCTTAGTCCATACATAGTTGCCAAATATTGTTTTCAGAAGAACTCAGTGTGAACTGCTGAAAAGTTGGGGCCTTTGACAAAAAGGACCATACCATACATGGGCTTAAACGTCCAACACAATCTGATGGGAGGGAAGACTTTTTTATACATAGCGTGCGGGGGGGAACATGGTGGAACTGCAGTGGAGGTTGTGCAactttagtgctttgcccctATTACATTTTGAATCCCAGTTATAGTCATCCGTGTGTGCTGTTTTTAATTTAAGAAGTCTTCTGTTGAGTTTCAATGGAAGTTTTATCTTGTATTGTTAAGAAAATAGGATGGGGGGAATCAAAACTGTAATGAAGGCAAAACCCAAAAGCTGTCCTACCATCTACCATGATTTTGCCATGCTTCACACTCTCCCACCCATACATTATGTATAAAAACCGCACTACTCCAAATAAGCCATGTTTGCACACTTTAGCGCATGTTGAATATGGACTTAACTATGAAGTAGTTAAATCTGTTTTTGTGCTATCCATACTGCAGGTAGGGGCTCACATGATGGAATGGTCTCCCCTGTAAAAAAAATTGCTACGCATAAATATTAGCATGTTGGGGAAAAGGCTAGGCTTGAACTTTTGACCCTAGCATTTAGTGTTGTAAGATGCCAGCCAGCAGTGTGCACAACTGATTTGTGCTTTAAATACACAGAACTGGTTTCTTCTGAGCTTGATCTAGGGAAGATTGTACATCTAAAAACAATGTGATGAGTGCATTTCCACAGAAGGGTCACTACTCAAATTACGTATGTCTGTACATACCTCTCATTTTTAGTGAAAGAAGTCAGAAAAATGGCTCTGCAGGGTGAGTTAGTACAAATCACTGACTCATCCAGTCCATTCAAATATGGAGAAtacagatctttttttttctttttaaattgcgGCCCTCTATTTTTAGTCTACATATTCAAAAGATTCAATCCATAAGTGCCAGTAGGTCCTGGCAGTTACAGACATGCAGGCTGCCTCAATCAATTGACAGACAGTCTCAAGGAATGACTTTAATCACAGCTCTGCGAAAAACTAACAAATTACATGGTGTTCTAAAACAGTCATCACTGAACATGCTGCCATTTCCACCCACAAGAAATACTATAAAAAGGCTTCCTCTAGATTGGAATGCCTTGGTTCCAGATGTCACTTCGTGAAGGGTAGGCAATGGGGGTGATGGGAGGGAATGAtcaagtcattttaaaaagttgactTTGGTTAATCATGCAGACCTACTACAGAAAGAGTAAAGCTGGGAGCAAACAATTTTAAAACACCAAGAACTGATTCTCCCATAGTGTTTTGCCTCCTTAGAGTAGTGGGAAAGAACTGGATGTGATAATGGTTTACACCACAATGTAAGCATCACATTGATTTTTCATCCCTGCTCTTTGAGCTGATATATAGAGAACTACTTTAGAGGCATGGGTTTGGCTGGTTGGACTTTTTTACTTATTTCTTTTGAGTGGAAGGCCATCATCCCAAATTTATAATTGCTTATCAGACAGTCCTCACTTTCAGAAGATGCTTGCCCTGCGTGACTGCTATTTGAGGACCACGATTCCATCAGACACAAAGCTGGGCACATGGAACTAGTCATGCAGGTGTTTTGGATCCAGACCTCTATTTTTAAATATGCAATCCTTGATGACTATACCTTCTTAGACTGACAATGTTACATCAGAGCTACTATTCAGTGTAGACTGTTTGTTACATCAGAGCATTTTCAGCTTAAAAAAGCATAGCAGCTTGTGAAGAGAGGAGCTGCTACAAAATGCGGTTGATATTATTTTTGATAACCAGTCACACATTTCAGATAAGGATCATTCCTATCAAAGGAACAGAATTAAATTTCTATTCAGAAGGGCCGGGCCATTATCTGAGTGAACAGTAACAATTCCCACCACCGTTGTTATAGTTTCCTTCTGTTCTCTTCCTTCACCCTAGACAATAACACCATgtcagagctcagctccttgcatgAGGACAACAGCAACTTCCGCCAGTCTCTCCGTCAGGTGCGCCGGAAGCCCCTGCCTCCAACAGGAGATTTGAATGGTGATGCAGAGTACTGGGCAGGGGTTGTCAGTGGAGGTAGCACATCCAGACCACAGATATGCTCTGATTACAGAGAAGATAGGGGTAGCTTCAGGCTCAGGTGAGTGCAGTGCCTGGgagttggggaaggggaaaaatgtgtttcagctctttgtcttttttcctgATTTTCTGTTGACTGAATGTCAAGAAAGAGAGTAGTAGAATGGGAAGAAATTAACATGAGCAGTTGCCTAATACTCTTGGGACCAAACTTCCATTGTAAACAGTTGTGTGATGGGGCAATAAGGAATGTGGCAAACTGGTGATGAGCTGGCAGCAGTGCTGACCCGGTGCTGAGTGTTGCGGGCAAGTCTTGCGGCATGCTTGCGACACTCAGTACTGGCTGAGGGCCAGCACTGAGAAttcaggattaggcccttaggcaACTGTTGGTGTTCCTTTCTTCCCATTCTACTTCTCTCTTTCTTGCTATTCAGGCATCAAGAAAACCAAGAAAATCAAGAAAACCAAATGCTCTGAAAGGCATTCTTCTTTGGCTAGAAGCAGCTttgaaggaaggggagggggtggaattttCATTAGTGCCATGGCACAGGTAGGCGTGTTAAGAAAAAAAGCTTCTCCCCTCATCACCCCATGATGTTGATCCTAATCCCAACATATGGCTGCTGTTTTCAGTGAGAAAAGTAAATGTGCCATGCCAAAGTATGAATTTAATGTAATGTAGTTTGAGCCTTAGGCTGCAAGTTTTGAAAGTTTGGATTGATTAGGTGATTGGTTTCTTGGATCGAAAGAAGGAGCCAATCAAGGCTTGAAATGTGTATGtcttctcctctccttttctcGGGGGTGGCTTGGTGTCCAGAAGTTCTGGAAGGCCATGAGTGTGGCAACAGAACTACTGCAGCATCACTGCATGGAAAACTAAAAGTTTATTATCCACAAGGAAAGGTTCAACAAaaaaagcagggggggggggaactttgcTGTGCCTCCCCACTTGGTTGCTACCCACTTCTCTATAAGACAGGTAATACTGCCTCTTTCTTTTCACTCTCGGCCCCTGCAGGTGAACATGTGGAAGCCTTCCTCCGGGGAGGGGTGGAATCAATCCTGGATATGGCCACCTACTGGCTTAATTACTCCCATGGGTCTATGATCACATTTGTTCTGGCATGCGTTTGGGGGCCACCTTTAGGTTACCCATGTCCAAGTAGTGGTGTTGATTGGCAGCTTTCCCTCTGGCTGCAGAAGGGCATGGAAGTCATTTTGACCAACAGCCAGCCACTCCTTTACTTGCCTCACCTTCTGTTCTGCCACCCCTTTCCAGTCTCCTTTATTTCCCTTCTTggttcttcctctcctttttagCTAGTTTCCACTCCTCTGACCTTTCCAGCTTCCACTCCTTCTCTCATCTTGATTCTGTTAATCTACCTCTCAGTCTCCcttcttttcccttctccaaatTCCACTCCTCTCTCCACcactgttttcctttcctttctcaactctcccttctcctcctcctctttcgcttcttcccttccttctttttctcctcCATCTTCCCTCAGTTTCTCCTGAGGACTGCTTTTAAGGGCTGGTACCAGCCTCACCCCCTCAAGCTTCAGCAGGGAACCATGAGCCAATTCTGGCTGCAGCTCAGAGCAGGTGGTGGTTGTTGATATTACCAGTTGTCACACCATGCTCCAGGCGATTGGTGGTGCCTCCTCTCTGGCTTGATGGAGCATGGCAGTTAGCCAGTGCTGCAGGTGTATTCATACTATGGATGATGACTATATGTGTTAGGTTGTTATTCTCTGCATTGTGCAGCTGAGGAACTGAAGTTGAGTGTCCATGTTGCCCAGATTTCTAGATAATTCTCACCTTTGGGTCCTTGTGAGGCCACTTAACACATTGTATGGTAGTAAGTAAGGGTTTTCACAGTAGCTGCACAAAGCAGGGAGCCACATCCTGGCTCTGTGGTGTATTTATCTGTAAAATGCCTACAGGCCAAAAAGACATTTGGTGCATTAGGTCATGACTAAGAGGAGAGAATGTAGGGGTATTCACTGCcccctgcactgcactgcacataTTGGCAGTCTGGCCATCAGAATGATATGGATCAGGAATGATTCCTCTTCATCCAGTTAGTGCTTGTGctactacaaacacatacacagtAACACTTTGCGCACAGCTATCCCTGATTCTGCCCTATAAGACAATGTCTGAGTTAGGATTTGAATGGTCAGCGTGCAGTGCTCTAGATAACAACAAACTTCCTGCTCCCTGTTTTCTGCAGCCAACAGCGGTGCAAGTCAGAAATGCTGTCAAGGAAGAGCTTCTCTGTGGGAATGCCAGCTGTCTCCATGGATGAACTTGCAGCCTTTGCTGAGTCCTACAGTCAGCGTGTCCGTCGAGCGGAGGGCAATCAGGAACCCCGCCGCTTTGAGAGATCAGGATCACGAGGACCACGTGGAGGATCACTGCATCACTCAGACAACGCCTCAGATGACTATTATAGCAAGCGCAGGGGAAATCATGAACCCCTGACAGATTCTGATCGAGGCTGGTCGTATAGCCCACCAAGGAGACGGACCCACGAAGAGAAACTTATCCCTAGGCTTGTGTGTCGGACACCTGGAGGCAGTCAAAAGTATGACCATTCCTTCCTCAGTAGTGCCCTTGAAAGGAAATCACGAAGCTATGATGAGAGTGGAGAGCACAATGAGACACCTTCAAAACTCAGCTCTCATTCCAGCCAAAGAAGTGGAACATACTATGCTTGGTCACCACCATCAACTTACAAAGcaggacaacagcagcagcagcaacctccccaacaggaggaaggagaagaCTCTCTGCCACCATACAGTGAGAGGGAGCTGAACCGGGGCCCTTCCTACAGAAGCACCAGGGAACCATCGAGCCTTAATGCCTCAGAtaagaagaggaaaaaggaacCCAAGAAAACAGTGAGACCATGTCTGACACTCCTGATCCAACTGGGCTGAGCTGGGATCACCAGGCAGGGGAATGCTATTTGGGGTCTGGGCTGATTAGGGCAACTCAAGGCCACTGCATCAGATATATTTTGTACTCTGGTTCTGATACCCGAGCTAAAACTGGAAAGGGACCTCATCACTGCTTGCAAGTATTTAGCAGGAGAAGCAGGAAGTTAGTCATCTGCGTTTTTTTGTAACTGATGTAATACACTATGGTGTATTTTGTTCTTGGGTTGTAGAACCCAAGTACAAAATGTACCATAAAAATGGTCTTCAGTCAAAGAGAGGAGTCTCTCTGAAGAATATCTGTAGCAGAAGCCTTGTTAGGCTAGAAGAGGATCATCCGGAAAGAAATAAATGACCTGAATTTATTCAATCCTGAGTGAATTTTAGGTAGTCCATGATGGGTGGAAAGAGTTGCATGTTTGCAGTCCTAGTGAACTGAGTGCAGAAGCAATTCTTGTTTTGCTTACAAAAATGTCTAGTTTTTAGAATGGATATGTCCTCCTTGCAGCCTTCATGCTAGATGATTCTTGGAAGGGGGTTTCTATATTTTGGGCTTAGATCCTGGAAACTTAAAAGGAAGGTGAATTATTCTACCAGACCATTTGCTGAGGGAGAGGAATTTCATCCTGGCTTGATAGATGGACAGATTGATGGCCTGTATACTTACTTACTAACACTGGGGTATCTGGGGGGATCAGGGGGCAAATGTTCAGGGCGCCATCTGGTGGGGGTCACTGTCCCCTttcttacaaggccttctgaggactctggaaggccagaaaaggtcacttccagtttttcccccAAAACCGAAAGCCTACTGGAGGCATCAAATGATGCCTGGGagcatttcttcttcttcatttcttCTCTTCTCTGCTAAGGCTGTATTTTCTGTTCACTGTTATGACTGATGCAATTTATGTTTACAActtttgcctttttctttttctctccttttctcagaATGAGTTCCCAACAAGGATGTCACTTGTGGTGTGATGTTGTTGTGTTAGTGGACTGGGAGAACGCAAGCGGCCGTAGTGCTGAGCCACACAGGCTTCAAGGAATGTGTGCTTCCTCCAGATCTAGATATTTGGACTCTTGTCTGTGTCATCATGGGAATGGAGATCTTATGTGGAGGCTAGTTCCATCCAGTTGCTCTCCACCAATTAAGTCCTTGGAAAGGAACAGTTCATTCCACCAGGAAGTGAAACATAGAGAAGGTTTCTTTTGCCGAGTACATCATCTGATTGTTCTCTGCAAGGATAGCATCTCTGTAATTTTTATCCTGAGTTTCTTCTGTTCCTACAGTATTGGAGGAATTGTATAATATGTATTCTGTTCCCGATAACCCGTCTTTCTCATCTGTACTGCGTCTGCATTCTGTATTTGGCAGGGAATTTGCCACATGCTTGGGGACCTTTCACCATTTGCCCGTTCTTTCCCAAGCCAAGAGAAATACAGACTTCATGTAACAGAGAAGTTGTTTCAAAGTGAGAAGTATTGTCAagaaaaattgcaaaaaaaacccctcttATCGTTTTGGAAATGACCCCAAACCTGGGGCACTGCACTGAAGGAGGACAGGGTATTGAAAACATATTttgaagttgttgtttttttaattaggaCAAAACAGCATCCTGGTCATTCAGTAATGGGAGCTGCCAGTGAGattaatgttttgttttgaaagtgAAACTCAGTAGATTTTGCTGTAATGAGAACGTGCCATGTTATTTCACTGTTGTCTGATACGATGTGTCAGCGTTGCCTTACAGTTGACTATAGCCATAAAAGGCTTCAGCTGGGACTGCTGATTGGTCCTATGTAAGCAGAGCTCAAGCTCAGGTTCTGCTGACTGTACTCTCTGGACAATaattattactttaaaaaacaaaaaagccaacCAGTAGATGACAGCAGAGCTAGAATGGGGAAAACCAGGGTGCAAAAGAAAAGAATAGCCATTGCTTTTAATACTTCTACAGGGACCAATATTGCTCATTTCTGACTGAGGCCAAACAATGAGGCAACAAAATATCTGAACAATAAATATGTTGAATGAAACACAAGCTTTGAAAGTTACTTCATTCTACCTGTCCAC
This portion of the Tiliqua scincoides isolate rTilSci1 chromosome 3, rTilSci1.hap2, whole genome shotgun sequence genome encodes:
- the ILDR2 gene encoding immunoglobulin-like domain-containing receptor 2 isoform X1, whose amino-acid sequence is MDGVFLGWTALLWVTAVTEGLHVIVPEKKRVAMLFQPVVLRCRFSTTSTQPAVVQWKFKSYCQDRMGDALGVVSAGLQAVSKRNLEWDPYLDCVDSRRTVRVVASKQGSGVTIGEFYKGRDVTIVHDADLHIGKLMWGDSGLYYCLIVTPDDVEGNNEESVELLVLGRTGLFADLLPSFAVEIMPEWVFVGLVILGTFLFFLLVGICWCQCCPHSCCCYVRCPCCPDTCCCPRALYEAGKAAKAGYPPAVTSVSGPYYIPTVPVGNVPSHTVLMEKSHLPPLAPSESSAGGQSVRKGYRIQADKDRDSMKVLYYVEKELAQFDPARRMRERYNNTMSELSSLHEDNSNFRQSLRQVRRKPLPPTGDLNGDAEYWAGVVSGGSTSRPQICSDYREDRGSFRLSQQRCKSEMLSRKSFSVGMPAVSMDELAAFAESYSQRVRRAEGNQEPRRFERSGSRGPRGGSLHHSDNASDDYYSKRRGNHEPLTDSDRGWSYSPPRRRTHEEKLIPRLVCRTPGGSQKYDHSFLSSALERKSRSYDESGEHNETPSKLSSHSSQRSGTYYAWSPPSTYKAGQQQQQQPPQQEEGEDSLPPYSERELNRGPSYRSTREPSSLNASDKKRKKEPKKTNEFPTRMSLVV
- the ILDR2 gene encoding immunoglobulin-like domain-containing receptor 2 isoform X2, coding for MDGVFLGWTALLWVTAVTEGLHVIVPEKKRVAMLFQPVVLRCRFSTTSTQPAVVQWKFKSYCQDRMGDALGVVSAGLQAVSKRNLEWDPYLDCVDSRRTVRVVASKQGSGVTIGEFYKGRDVTIVHDADLHIGKLMWGDSGLYYCLIVTPDDVEGNNEESVELLVLEWVFVGLVILGTFLFFLLVGICWCQCCPHSCCCYVRCPCCPDTCCCPRALYEAGKAAKAGYPPAVTSVSGPYYIPTVPVGNVPSHTVLMEKSHLPPLAPSESSAGGQSVRKGYRIQADKDRDSMKVLYYVEKELAQFDPARRMRERYNNTMSELSSLHEDNSNFRQSLRQVRRKPLPPTGDLNGDAEYWAGVVSGGSTSRPQICSDYREDRGSFRLSQQRCKSEMLSRKSFSVGMPAVSMDELAAFAESYSQRVRRAEGNQEPRRFERSGSRGPRGGSLHHSDNASDDYYSKRRGNHEPLTDSDRGWSYSPPRRRTHEEKLIPRLVCRTPGGSQKYDHSFLSSALERKSRSYDESGEHNETPSKLSSHSSQRSGTYYAWSPPSTYKAGQQQQQQPPQQEEGEDSLPPYSERELNRGPSYRSTREPSSLNASDKKRKKEPKKTNEFPTRMSLVV